In Thalassococcus sp. S3, the sequence CTTCTTCGGCCACCAACCGGTCAAGCCAGACGGACGGTGTGCCGCCGATCACATCAACGATGGAAGCTGCCGCTGTCATCGCCAATCCAACACAACCTTGCCGCTTTGCCCCGACTTCATCGCGGCAAAGCCTGCCTCAAACGCCTCGACGTCAAAGCGATGTGTGATCACTTTCGAGACATCCAACCCGTTCTGAAGCATGGCGATCATCTTGTACCAGGTTTCGAATATTTCCCGACCGTAAACACCCTTGATCGTGATGGCCTTGAAGACGATCCGGCTCCAGTCCACGGGGCTTTTGCCCGGCGGGATGCCCAAAAGCGCCACGCGCCCACCCATCACAAGCGCTTCGACCATCTGGTCAAGTGCGACCTGATTACCCGACATCTCAAGGCCCACGTCAAAGCCTTCGGTCATTTTCAGACGGGTTGTCACGTCTTTCAGATCCTCGTCAGCCACATTCACGGCGGTGACATCCGCCACCGTCTCGGCAAGGGCCAACCGCGTCGGGTTCACGTCGGTTATAACGACATGTCGGGCGCCGACATGCCGGGCAACGGCAGCGGCCATAATGCCGATCGGGCCGGCGCCGGTGATCAAGACGTCCTCGCCCACCAGATCGAAACTCAGCGCGGTATGTACGGCGTTGCCCAAGGGATCGAGGATGGCGCCGATATCGTCGCTGATCTCATCGGGAAGGGGGACAACGTTGAAGGCTGGAAGGCGCAGGTATTCGGCAAAGGCCCCCTGTTCGTTCACGCCGATGCCACGCGTTTCGGGATCCAGATGAAACTTGCCCGCGCGGCTCTGCCGGGAGTGTTTGCCGATCAGGTGACCCTCTCCGCTCACCCTTTGTCCGATACGCAGACCTTCGACATCGCGCCCGATCTCAACAATTTCACCGGCGAATTCATGGCCGGTGATCAGCGGCACCGGCACGGTTTTCTGCGCCCAGTCGTCCCAGTTCCAGATATGCACATCCGTTCCGCAAATGCCCGTTTTGTTGATGCGGATCAGCACATCGTCCGGACCGATCTCCGGCACAGGGGCGGTTTGCAGCCACAATCCCTCGCGCGGATGGGCTTTGACCAGCGCTTTCATCTCGTTCGTCATCAGATCACCCCAACGGCCTTGCCTGCGGTTTCGAACGCGGCCAGCGCGCGGTCCAGTTGGTCGCGCGTCAGGGCCGCGTTCATCTGCGTCCGGATGCGCGCCTGCCCGCGGGGCACGACCGGAAAGAAAAAGCCCGATACATAGACGCCCTCGGCATCGAGGCGGGCAGCCATCTCCTGTGCCAGCGGGGCCTCGCCCAGCATCACGGGTATGATGGGATGCTCCCCTGGCAGAAGATCAAAGCCCAGCCGCTCCAGCCCGGCGCGCCAATAGGTGGCGTTCTCGAAAAGCTGTGCACGCAACGCATCTCCCTCTGCCACCAGTTTGAGGGCGGCCCGCCCGGCGCCCACGATGGCGGGCGGAAGCGAGTTGGAAAAGAGATAGGGGCGAGAGCGCTGGCGCAAAAGGTCGATGACGGGCTGTGGACCGGCCGTGTATCCACCGATACTGCCGCCCAGGGCCTTGCCCAGCGTGCCGGTCAGGATATCCGCCCGCACCCCGAAATGTGCGGGCGTACCGGCGCCCTTGGGACCCATGAAGCCCGTCGCATGGCAGTCGTCGACCATCAAAAGCGCGCCGTATTGATCGGCCAGCGCACGGATCGCGGGCAGTCTGGCAAGATAGCCGTCCATGCTGAAGACGCCATCGGTCGCGATCATGATGTGCCGCGCGCCGTCGGCGCGGGCATCGCGCAGCTGCTTTTCGAGGCTCTCCATATCCGAATTGGCATAGCGATAGCGCTTGGCCTTGCAGAGGCGGATGCCGTCGATGATCGAAGCGTGGTTCAGCGCGTCGGAGATAATGGCGTCCTCTGGTCCCAGCAACGGTTCGAACAGCCCGCCATTGGCATCAAAGCAGGCGGCATAGAGGATCGCGTCGTCCTGACACAGAAAAGCGGCCAGCTCCTGTTCCAGCGCGCGGTGCAGGTCCTGCGTGCCGCAGATGAAGCGCACGCTTGCCATGCCCAAGCCGTGATCCTGCATTGTATCCTGTGCCGCTGCGATAAGGTCGGGGTGATCGGCAAGGCCCAGGTAGTTGTTGGCGCAGAGGTTGATGACCTCACGCCCGTCCACTGTCACGGACCCCGCTTGAGGTGAGGTGATGAGCCGTTCGCGTTTCATCAGCCCTTCGGCGTCGATCTGGGTGAGCGTGTCGGTGAGGTGGGAGAGGAAGGCATCGGTCATGGCAGGCTCCTTTCAGATGAAGTCTGCCATAACGGAAAGGGATCCACAATATCGGAATTGCGTCCGTAATCCCGGAGGTTACGCGTCGCGGACCATCAGGATAGCCCTTGCCGACCCGTCGGCGGAAGCAATGCTGTGGGTCTGGTCGGCGGCATAGCGGGCAGTGTCCCCCGCGCCCAAACGGTCCTGCGCATCGCCCGAGGTAACGACGACCTGTCCTTCGATAACGGTCAAAGATTCGTGCGCACCGCGGCGGTGGGGCTGGCTGTCTAGCCGACCGCCGGGGGCGAAACGCAGCTCATAGACCTCGTATGAACCGGCATCTTCCGGGGGTGAGAGAATGCGGATGCGGCACCCTTCGCCCATATTGTCGATGGTCGGCACCGCATCGTTGCGCAGAACGTCGATACGGGTGTCGGGCGCGTCCTCGTCCAGAAGGCCGGCGAAATCCACCTGCAACGCGCGGGTCAGGTTCCAGAGCGTGGCGATGGTCGGGCTGCTTTCGCCCCGTTCGATCTGGCTGACCATCGACCGAGATACGCCGGAGAGCTTGGCCACAGCGTCAAGAGACAGGCCTTGCGCGGCACGCGCTTCTTTCAGGCGCGCGGGCAGTCGGTTCAGGATATCGTCGGCATCGTCCGTCATAGCGGATTAATGAACCGAACGCGGCCCACTTGTCAACGTGCCGCCACGTTTGCACTGGCAGGCGCGGATGCCCACTTTCATAGTGGCGGCCAAATCAGCGAGGAGGGATTTCATGACGGATATCGTCATTCTGGACGGGGCACGCACGGCCATCGGCACCTTCGGTGGAGCCTTGGCAAGCACGGCCCCCATCGATCTGGCAACGGTCGCGACGGAGGCCGCGCTGGAGCGGTCGGGCGTCGAGGGCGGGCAGGTCGGGCACGTGGTCTTTGGTCATGTCATCAACACCGAACCCCGCGACATGTATCTCAGCCGGGTCGCGGCGATGCAGGCGGGGATCCCGGAAAGCACGCCAGCGATGAACGTGAACCGGCTCTGCGGCTCCGGCGCGCAGGCGGTGGTGTCCGCGACGCAGGCACTCATGCTGGGGGACGCGGATTTCGCGGTCGCCGGCGGGGCGGAGAGCATGTCGCGCAGCCCGTTCATCATTCCGCAACAGCGTTGGGGGGCTAAGATGGGCGATGTGAAGACTCTGGATATGATGCTGGGTGCGCTGAACTGCCCGTTCGGGACGGGGCATATGGGTGTGACGGCGGAAAACGTCGCGGCCGAGCACCAGATCACGCGCGCCGATCAGGACGCCTTTGCCATGACCAGCCAGACCCGCGCGGCGACAGCCATTGAGGCGGGCCATTTCGAAAGCCAGATCGCACCGGTAGACGTGATGGTGAAGCGCGAGAAGGTGGCGTTCAAGGTGGATGAGCACCCAAAGGCGACCTCCGCCGAGGCGCTGGCGGGGCTGCGCCCCGTCTTTCAGAAGGACGGAACGGTCACGGCGGGCAACGCATCCGGCATCAACGATGGGGCGGCGGCGATCGTGCTGGCCCGGGCGGAGGCTGCGCAGAAGGCCGGGCTGACAGCCAAGGCGCGGGTGCTTGGCTATGCCCATGCGGGCGTCAGGCCCGAGGTGATGGGCGTGGGTCCCATCCCCGCGGTGCGCAAGCTGATGGAGAAGACGGGGCTCGTGGCGTCGGATTTCGATGTGATCGAAAGCAACGAAGCCTTCGCGTCGCAGGCGCTGGCGGTGACGAAAGAACTGGGGCTGGATCCGGAGCGGGTAAACCCCAACGGCGGCGCGATTGCGCTGGGTCACCCCGTGGGTGCGACCGGAGCGATCATCACGCTGAAGGCGCTTTATGAGTTGGAGCGGACCGGAGGGTCGAAGGCGCTGGTGACGATGTGCATCGGTGGCGGGCAGGGGATCGCGCTGGCCCTGGAGCGGCTCTGAGTTGAGAGCGGGGAGGGGGGCTGTCTGCCCCCCGGCCTGCGGCCTCCCCCCGAGGATATTTTTGACCCAAAGAAGGGATGGACCGAGCGCTTAGGAGAGGGTGTCGATCCCGGCGATCAGGAGTATGGTAGCGACTGAGCCTGTGAGGACGGCGAGCGTGATCCAGCGCCAGAAGGGGCGGCGGGCAGGCGCGCTTCCATTGCTTTGGGCGATGAGCACTTGTTCGACGAGGCCGGGCAGGCGGGGGCCGAAGCGGCTCATCACGCGCGCGGTCTGGGTCAGATCCTTGATGACCGCGCGGGGGCCGATGGACTGCTTGATGTAGTCCTCGACCACGGGTTTCGCGACTTCCCAGATATTGATCTGGGGGTTGAGCGAGCGGGCGACGCCTTCGACGACGACCATGGTGCGTTGTAGGAGGATCAGTTCGGTGCGGGTTTCCATGCCGAAGCGTTCGGTCACTTCAAAAAGATAGGCCAGCAGCTTGCCCATGGAGATGCGGGTGGCATCCATGCCGAAGATCGGCTCTCCCACCGCGCGCAGGGCGCGGGCAAATTCATCGACGTCGCGGTCGGCGGGAACGTAGCCTGCCTCGAAATGCACCTCGGCGACGCGCTTGTAATCCCGCCGGATGAACCCAAAAAGGATCTCGGCATAGACGCGACGTGTGTATTCGTCGATATGGCCCATGATCCCGAAATCATAGGCGATGATATCGCCATTGGCGGCGACCTTGAGGTTGCCCTGATGCATGTCGGCGTGGAAATAGCCGTCCCGCAGGGCGTGCAGAAGAAAGAGGGTCAACACCCGCTCTCCCAAAACGCGTCGGTCATGCCCGGCAGCGTCAAGCGCGACATTATCCCCCAGAGGCAGGCCATCGGCCCAGCCGAGCGTCATGACCCGGCGCGCAGAATAGGGCCAGATGATACGGGGCAGGGTGAAGCCCTTATCCTGGCTTGTATTGTCGGCGAATTCGCTGGCAGCGGAGCTTTCGAGGCGCAGATCAAGCTCTCCCTGCACGACGCCGTCGAAATGCTCGATCACATCCAGGGGACGCAGCCGACGTGCGGCGGGCGCAAAGAGGTCGATAATCGAGGCGGCGAGATAGAAGGCATCGACGTCCTTGCGGAAGGCCCGTTCGATGTCGGGGCGAAGGACCTTAACGGCCACTTGCTCTCCGGTATCGGCGATCCGGGCCTTGTGCACCTGCGCGATGGAGGCTGCCGCAATGGGCTCGCTGAATTCATCAAACATCTGGTCGACGGGCCGGCCAAGCTCTTTCTCGACCTCGGCCTTTGCCACGTCCTTGGAGAAGGGCGGCAGCTTGTCCTGCAGCACGCGCAGCTCCACCGCCAGCTTGTCGCCAACCACGTCAGGGCGCGTGGAGAGGATCTGCCCGAACTTGATGTAGGCGGGACCCAGCACGGTCAGGGCACGGGTGGCGGGCGGCATGGATGGATCGCCCTTGTAGCCCAGCCACATGAACGGCTTGCCGAGGGCATGCGCAACGAACCGCAGAAGCGCGGGCGCCTCGAACGCGTCGAGGACGACATTCATCGCGCCCGTACGCTCCAACGTGGCGCCTGTCTGGATCAGACGCCAGATGTTGTGAGGGCCGCGCATGTCAGAGCTTCCAGCCGGAATGCAAAGCGGCGATGCCCATCGACAGGTTGCGGTACTTCGCGTTGCCGAAGCCGGCCTCGCGGATCATCGCAAGGAAGGTGTCCTGATCGGGAAACTGCCGGATCGACTCGACCAGATACTGATAGCTGTCGCGGTCTCCGGCGATCATCTGGCCCATGCGGGGGATCACGTTGAAGCTGTAGAGATCGTAAAGCGTCTGCATGCCCGGATTGGGCAACTGGCTGAATTCAAGCACCATCAGCCGGCCGCCGGGGCGCAGCACGCGATACGCCTCCTTCAGCGCGTCGAGGGGGCGGGTGACGTTCCGGATGCCGAAGCTGATCGTGTAGACATCGAAGCTATTGTTCTCGAATGGCAGCGCCATCGCATCGCCGGCCACCCAGTCGAGGCTGTCAGCCATCTTTGCCGCTTCGGCGCGCTTGCGCCCTTCGATCAGCATCGGCTCGGTCAGGTCGAGCACGGTGGCGTGACCATGGCCGGCCCGTTTGAGAAAGCGAAAGGAGATATCGCCGGTTCCGCCCGCCACATCGAGAAGTCGCTGGCCCGCACGGGGGGCAAGCCAATCCATCATCGCGTCTTTCCAGAGGCGGTGGATGCCGACGCTCATCACGTCGTTCATGACGTCGTATCTGTTCGCGACGGAGTTGAAGACCCCCTGCACCCGTCCGGCCTTTTCGCCCTCGGGTACGGTTTCGAACCCGAAATGGGTGGTTTTGTCGTCGCTGTCGGTCATGAGGCCTTGCCGTCTGTCTGATTTCGCCCTTGTTATAGAGCGCTGCGGGGGAGGCACAATGCGCCCCTTTGGATGAGAAAGGACGCCATGCCCGAATTGCCAGAGGTTGAGACGGTCCGTCGCGGGCTGGCCCCGGTGATGGAGGGCGATGTGATCGCACGGGCCGACGTGAACCGGCCCGACCTGCGCTGGCCTTTCCCGGAGCGGATGGCAGAGCGTCTGACCGGCCAGCAGGTGCTGCGGCTGAGACGGCGGTCGAAATATATCCTTGCCGATCTCAGCGGAGGTGAGACGCTGCTTATCCATCTGGGCATGACGGGTCGCATGACGGCGTCGGGCGATCCGCTGGGGCAGTTCGTGCATACGCATCCGATGCCGGAAAAGCACGATCATGTGGTGCTGCATATGAAAAGCGGCGCGCGGATCACCTTTAACGACGCCAGGCGGTTCGGAGCAATGGACCTGATGCCGACCGAAGGTGCCGAGGTGCATAAGCTGCTCGCAGTTCTGGGGCCGGAGCCCTTGGGCAACGACTTTCACGAACAGCACCTGATTGATGCCTTTCGGGGCAAAAACACGCCGGTCAAGGCGGCGCTTCTGGATCAGCGCATCGTGGCGGGCCTGGGCAATATCTATGTCTGCGAGGCGCTTTACCGCGCGCGCATCTCTCCCCGCCGCAAGGCCGGGCGCATCGGGGCGGCGCGGGTGGCGGCACTGGTACCGATCATCCGACAGGTGCTGGCGGATGCGATCGAGGCGGGCGGGTCGAGCCTGCGCGACTACCGGCAGGCGGACGGGGAATTGGGCTATTTTCAGCACAGTTTCGATGTCTACGGACGCGAGGGGGAACCGTGCCGCACGCCCGAGTGTTCGGGTCATGTGGGGCGAATCGTGCAGTCGGGACGGTCGTCGTTCTACTGCGTGCAATGCCAAAGATAACTTGAACCGCTGCCCCAGCGTGTTAGGGAATCGGATTTGAACGGAACAACCGAAAGCACTCTCCATGGCCTTTGAGACGATTATCGTCGAAGTTGAAGACCACGTTGCCCTGATCAAACTGAACCGCCCCGATGCCCTGAACGCGCTCAACCAGCATTTGCTGGGTGAGCTCTGCACCGCGTTGGAGGAGGCCGATGGCAACGACAAGGTGCGCTGCATCGTCATCACCGGTTCGGAAAAAGCCTTTGCCGCTGGTGCCGACATCAAGGAAATGTCGGAGATGTCCTATGTGGACGTCTTCACCACCAACCTTTTTGCCGATGCGAGCGACCGCATCATGGGCATCCGCAAGCCGATCATCGCCGCCGTGGCGGGCTATGCGCTGGGCGGCGGGTGTGAGCTGGCGATGGCCTGCGATTTCATCATCGCCGCCGACACGGCCAAGTTCGGTCAGCCCGAGGTCAATCTGGGCGTCATCCCGGGCATGGGCGGTACCCAAAGACTGACCCGCTATGTGGGCAAGTCGAAGTCGATGGACATGAACCTGACCGGTCGCTTCATGCCGGCGGACGAGGCGGAGCGTGCGGGGCTGGTCAGCCGTGTGGTGCCGGCCAAGAAGCTGATGGAAGAGGCGATGGGCGCGGCCCAGAAAATTGCCGAGAAGTCGATGATCGCGACGCTTGCGATCAAGGAAAGCGTCAACCGCTCTTACGAGACGACGCTGACCGAAGGCGTGCTCTTTGAGCGGCGTGTCTTTCACGGGATGTTCGCGACCGAGGATCAGAAGGAAGGCATGGCCGCCTTTATGGAAAAACGCACCGCTCAGTTCCGCGACAAGTAAAGCGGCTGTTGACTCGGGGTGGGGCCGCGCGTATCAGCGCGGCTTCACGTGCTTTAGGGCACATAAAACTACCGCACCGATCACATATTGGGACGAGATAATCATGGCAAATTCGCCTCAGGCCAAGAAGCGGGCCCGTCAGAACGAAAAACGCTTCGCAGTGAACAAAGCGCGCCGCTCGCGCATCCGCACCTACCTGCGCAAGGTCGAAGAGGCTATCGCGTCCGGAGACAAGTCGGCCGCGGAAACCGCCCTGCGCGCCGCTCAGCCAGAGCTGATGCGTGGCGTCACCAAAGGCGTCTTCCACAAGAACACCGCCTCCCGGAAAATGTCGCGTCTGTCTGCGCGCGTAAAAGCGCTTGGCTGATGACACATCGGTCATTGGCTGACCGGAGATCAGATTTATACGTGAATTCAAAGCGCTGCCTCGGGCGGCGCTTTTTCTTTGGTCAAACGCCGTTCGCCGGGTCAGAGATTCTCTGCCCAAAATCCCGAGTCAAGTTTAGAGTTTGATTGCCGCGTCGCGCGCGAACTTGCTACCTATAGTCCTGCGATTCATTCGCTTGGGGGGACAGGCCGTTTCACTCGGAACATGATCGAGCGATCTCTGAGAGGAACGTTTGTGGGCGCGTCGTGACATCACGACGAAACGTCGGCTTATGCCGAGGCTGGTGGTCTGCCGGTCGTCGGCCCTGTCAAACATAACTGCGCAGCTGTTGTGCGGCCATCGACTTTGGAACCTTTGTTCCGGAGAAACATTGGTTTTGCCTTGCTGTGTGGCCCTTCGGGGTTGTCGCTTTCTGTGGGGAAGCGCCAGGTCCCTTGTGTTTAAATCGTGCCGGTTGGGGAACCGGATCTGGGCACCGGGATCGCGAGATCTCAACAAAAATGGGACGTGTGAGGCACGGATGACACAAGAAAAATGGGGGCAGTTGCGGCAACGACTGCTCAAGACAGTCGGTCAAAACAACTACACAACATGGATTGAACCTCTGGAATTCTCGGTCCTGCGGGACGGGGTCGCGGTTTTCAAGGTGCCGACGAATTTCTTCGGAAATTATGTCAGTCAGAATTTTGCAGATCTGATCCTTTATGAGTTGAACAATGCGGGCGAAGCCGTACAGCGGCTGACATTCAAGGTCTCGGCCAATTCCGTGGAAAGGCCGACGCCACCCGCGAACCCGACGCCAAAACCAGTGCAGAGCAAACAGATCGACGCGGTCGGAGAGTTGCAAGCCGCACCGCTCGACGCCAGGTTCACCTTTGACACCTTCGTCGTAGGCAAGCCGAACGAGCTCGCCCATGCCGCAGCAAGGCGGGTGAGCGAAGGGGGGCCGGTCACGTTCAATCCGCTCTTTCTTTATGGCGGTGTCGGACTGGGCAAGACCCACCTGATGCACGCGATCGCCTGGGAGTTACGTGCGCGGCAGCCCGAGTTGAATGTCCTTTATCTTTCGGCCGAGCAGTTCATGTACCGCTTCGTTCAGGCGTTGCGCGAGCGCAAGATGATGGATTTCAAACATCTTTTCCGCTCAGTCGATGTGCTGATGGTGGATGACGTCCAGTTCATCGCGGGCAAGGACAGCACGCAGGAAGAATTCTTCCACACCTTCAATGCGCTGGTCGATCAACACAAGCAGATCATCATCTCGGCGGACCGCGCACCCAATGAGATCAAGGACCTTGAGGATCGGGTCCAGTCGCGGCTGCAATGCGGCCTGATCGTGGATTTGCACCCGACCGATTACGAATTGCGTCTGGGCATCCTGCAGACCAAGGTCGAGCAATACCGCGCGACATATCCCGGCCTGCATCTGGCAGACGGTGTTCTGGAGTTCCTCGCTCAGCGGATCTCTACCAACGTGCGCGTTCTGGAAGGGGCGCTGACACGGCTCTTTGCCTTTGCGTCCCTTGTCGGGCGCGAGATCGACATGGAACTGACGCAGGACTGTCTGGCGGACGTGCTGCGGATGTCCGAACGGAAAATCACCGTCGAGGAAATCCAGCGCCAGGTCTCGGATTACTACAACATCCGGATGAGCGATATCATCGGCCCCAAGCGGCTGCGCACCTTCGCGCGTCCGCGTCAGGTGGCGATGTATCTCTGCAAGCAATTGACAAGCCGGTCCCTGCCAGAGATCGGCCGGCGCTTTGGCGGACGTGACCACACAACGGTTATGCACGGGGTCAAGAGGATCGAAGAACTCAAGCTGACCGATGGGCAGATTGCCGAAGATGTTGAAATGCTCCGCCGCGCTCTGGAAGCGTGATCCGCGGACAACTTAAGAAAGGGCGCGGGGCCCACCCGCGCCTTTTTCGTTCCACATGGCTGGAATGCACCAGCGCCGTCGCGAAGGGCCAGCATGGCTTGACGCTGTCTTCAAAGCGCCTCACAAACCCATAACACTCGGTCAAAAAATGCTTGAGCGGTGACGGCAAAGCGGTACTTTGCCAGTCCCGGCGCATCACAGGGGATGGCACATGAAGATCAGCATTGAACGCGGCACGCTGCTCAAGGCCGTGGCACAGGCGCAATCTGTCGTGGAACGGCGCAACACCATCCCCATTCTGGCCAACGTCCTCATCGAAGCGGAAGGAGAGATGGTGCAGTTCCGGGCCACCGACCTCGATATCGAAGTCGTGGACAAAGCGCCGGCTCAGGTGGAACGGGCAGGCGCGACCACTGTGGCCGCCACGACACTGCATGAGATCGTGCGCAAATTGCCGGACGGGGCCCTCGTGACCCTGACCGCCGATAGCGCGGCGGGGCGGCTCACCGTGGATGCGGGGCGATCCAACTTCTCGCTTGCGACGCTCCCCAAGGAAGACTTTCCGGTCATGGCGTCGTCGGAATATCATTCAAATTTCAGCGCGCCCGCGCCCGTGCTCAGGCGCCTGTTCGACAAGTCCAAGTTCGCCATTTCGACGGAAGAAACGCGGTACTATCTCAACGGCGTTTACATGCATGTGGCGGATGCCGAAGACGGCAAGAGCTTGCGTTGCGTGGCCACGGACGGCCACCGCCTGGCCCGGATTGACGCGGACCTGCCGGAGGGAGCGGTTGAAATGCCGGGCGTGATCGTACCACGCAAGACCGTCGGGGAGCTTCGCAAGCTGCTGGATGACGACGATATGCAAATTGCCGTTTCCGTCAGCGAGACCAAGGTCAGGTTTGCGACCCCGGATATCACGCTGACCTCAAAGGTGATTGACGGCACGTTTCCGGATTACACCCGTGTCATTCCGCACAACAACACCCGCAAGCTCGAAGTCGATGCCTCGGAGTTCGCCCAGGCGGTAGACCGTGTCGCGACGGTCAGTTCCGAACGGTCCCGCGCGGTGAAGCTGCAACTTGACGAAGATCGGCTGATCCTGTCGGTGAACGCGCCAGACAGCGGCGCGGCAGAGGAAGAGCTTGCCGTGGCTTACGGTGATGAGCGGCTGGAGATCGGGTTCAACGCGAAGTATCTTTTGGAGATCGCCAGTCAGGTGGACCGTGAAAACGCGGTCTTCATGTTCAACTCCGCCGGCGATCCCACGCTGATGCGCGAAGGGACAGATCAGAGCGCGGTCTATGTCGTCATGCCAATGCGTGTGTGACGCGCGCCGGAATTTGTCACAAATTCCGGATCGGAAAATGAAACATTTTCTGACACGTTTTCTGTCGCAGAAAACGGCCCCCGAAGATGTCTGAGCTCTTCCTTGCGACCCTGACGCTTTCGCACTTCCGGTCGCACAAACAGGCCCGGATTGAAGCCGACGGTCGTCCGATCGGGATCTACGGCCCCAATGGTGCGGGCAAGACCAATATTCTGGAGGCCGTGTCGCTGTTCTCTCCGGGCCGCGGCTTTCGACGATCGAGCGCCGAAGAGATGACCCGCCGGCCCGAAGCGCTGGGCTGGAAGCTGACCGGCATCGTAGAAACCCCGTCTCAGCCACGAGAGATCGAGACCTGGTCAGAACGGGGCGCGGCCCGGTCGGTGCGGATCGATGGCAAGTCGGCGAGCCAGTTGGCGCTGGGGTCCGTCACGCGGGTGTTGTGGCTGATTCCCTCGATGGACCGGCTCTGGATCGAGGGCGCGGAAGGACGGCGGCGATTTCTGGATCGCATGGCCCTGAGCTTCGATCCAAATCACGCAGAGGCTTCGTTGACGTATGAAAAGGCCATGCGGGAGCGCAACCGACTGCTGAAGAACCAGATGCGCGATGCCCATTGGTATGCCGCTCTAGAAGCGCAGATGGCGGAGGCCGGACACCGTGTGCATGTCGGGCGCCAGAACACGCTTGACCACTTGCGGAGTGCACAGGCCCAGGTCGAGACGGCTTTTCCCACCGCGGAACTGGATCTTGTGCAGACGGAAGGCGCGATGCCGGAAACGGCCGATGACCTGCGCGATGCGCTGGCCGAAAGCCGGTTTCGTGATCTGGCTGCCGGGCGCACCCTGGTCGGCCCTCATCGGGCCGACCTTCATGGAACCTTTGCGGCCAAGGGGGTGCCTGCCAAGGACTGCTCTACCGGAGAGCAAAAGGCGCTCCTGGTCTCTTTGATCCTGGCCAACGCCCGAGCATTGGCAGGCGACGGGGCCGCCCCGATCCTGCTGCTTGACGAGGTGGCAGCACATCTCGACCAATCCCGCAGGTCGGCGCTTTATGACGAGATCTGCATGCTTGGCGCACAGGCCTGGATGACGGGAACCGGGCCGGAGCTTTTCGCGGAACTGGGCGCGCGTGCCCAGTATCTGGAGGTGACGGAGGAGGCGGGGACGTCATCCGTCACGGCGCAGGATTGAGCCACAAAATCTGGGGCAGGTGCGTGACATTCCCCCCAAGAAATCGTATAAAATCCCGAAAATAAGAAGGAGTTTTCGGATGTCCGAAGACGCGCAGGCACCCGAAGAATACGGCGCCGATTCCATTAAGGTTCTCAAGGGCTTGGAGGCTGTTCGGAAACGTCCCGGCATGTATATCGGCGACACGGACGACGGCAGCGGTCTGCACCATATGGTCTATGAGGTTGTCGACAACGGCATCGATGAAGCCCTGGCCGGCCATGCCGATGCGGTGACCGTAAGGATCCACGCCGATTCCAGCGTTTCGGTGAGTGATAACGGGCGTGGAATTCCCGTCGGGATCCACGAGGAAGAGGGCGTCTCGGCCGCCGAGGTTATCATGACGCAGCTTCATGCAGGCGGGAAGTTCGACAGCAATTCCTACA encodes:
- the ubiB gene encoding 2-polyprenylphenol 6-hydroxylase, which codes for MRGPHNIWRLIQTGATLERTGAMNVVLDAFEAPALLRFVAHALGKPFMWLGYKGDPSMPPATRALTVLGPAYIKFGQILSTRPDVVGDKLAVELRVLQDKLPPFSKDVAKAEVEKELGRPVDQMFDEFSEPIAAASIAQVHKARIADTGEQVAVKVLRPDIERAFRKDVDAFYLAASIIDLFAPAARRLRPLDVIEHFDGVVQGELDLRLESSAASEFADNTSQDKGFTLPRIIWPYSARRVMTLGWADGLPLGDNVALDAAGHDRRVLGERVLTLFLLHALRDGYFHADMHQGNLKVAANGDIIAYDFGIMGHIDEYTRRVYAEILFGFIRRDYKRVAEVHFEAGYVPADRDVDEFARALRAVGEPIFGMDATRISMGKLLAYLFEVTERFGMETRTELILLQRTMVVVEGVARSLNPQINIWEVAKPVVEDYIKQSIGPRAVIKDLTQTARVMSRFGPRLPGLVEQVLIAQSNGSAPARRPFWRWITLAVLTGSVATILLIAGIDTLS
- a CDS encoding acetyl-CoA C-acyltransferase family protein — translated: MTDIVILDGARTAIGTFGGALASTAPIDLATVATEAALERSGVEGGQVGHVVFGHVINTEPRDMYLSRVAAMQAGIPESTPAMNVNRLCGSGAQAVVSATQALMLGDADFAVAGGAESMSRSPFIIPQQRWGAKMGDVKTLDMMLGALNCPFGTGHMGVTAENVAAEHQITRADQDAFAMTSQTRAATAIEAGHFESQIAPVDVMVKREKVAFKVDEHPKATSAEALAGLRPVFQKDGTVTAGNASGINDGAAAIVLARAEAAQKAGLTAKARVLGYAHAGVRPEVMGVGPIPAVRKLMEKTGLVASDFDVIESNEAFASQALAVTKELGLDPERVNPNGGAIALGHPVGATGAIITLKALYELERTGGSKALVTMCIGGGQGIALALERL
- a CDS encoding helix-turn-helix domain-containing protein: MTDDADDILNRLPARLKEARAAQGLSLDAVAKLSGVSRSMVSQIERGESSPTIATLWNLTRALQVDFAGLLDEDAPDTRIDVLRNDAVPTIDNMGEGCRIRILSPPEDAGSYEVYELRFAPGGRLDSQPHRRGAHESLTVIEGQVVVTSGDAQDRLGAGDTARYAADQTHSIASADGSARAILMVRDA
- a CDS encoding glycine C-acetyltransferase, which encodes MTDAFLSHLTDTLTQIDAEGLMKRERLITSPQAGSVTVDGREVINLCANNYLGLADHPDLIAAAQDTMQDHGLGMASVRFICGTQDLHRALEQELAAFLCQDDAILYAACFDANGGLFEPLLGPEDAIISDALNHASIIDGIRLCKAKRYRYANSDMESLEKQLRDARADGARHIMIATDGVFSMDGYLARLPAIRALADQYGALLMVDDCHATGFMGPKGAGTPAHFGVRADILTGTLGKALGGSIGGYTAGPQPVIDLLRQRSRPYLFSNSLPPAIVGAGRAALKLVAEGDALRAQLFENATYWRAGLERLGFDLLPGEHPIIPVMLGEAPLAQEMAARLDAEGVYVSGFFFPVVPRGQARIRTQMNAALTRDQLDRALAAFETAGKAVGVI
- the ubiE gene encoding bifunctional demethylmenaquinone methyltransferase/2-methoxy-6-polyprenyl-1,4-benzoquinol methylase UbiE, which codes for MTDSDDKTTHFGFETVPEGEKAGRVQGVFNSVANRYDVMNDVMSVGIHRLWKDAMMDWLAPRAGQRLLDVAGGTGDISFRFLKRAGHGHATVLDLTEPMLIEGRKRAEAAKMADSLDWVAGDAMALPFENNSFDVYTISFGIRNVTRPLDALKEAYRVLRPGGRLMVLEFSQLPNPGMQTLYDLYSFNVIPRMGQMIAGDRDSYQYLVESIRQFPDQDTFLAMIREAGFGNAKYRNLSMGIAALHSGWKL
- the tdh gene encoding L-threonine 3-dehydrogenase, which codes for MTNEMKALVKAHPREGLWLQTAPVPEIGPDDVLIRINKTGICGTDVHIWNWDDWAQKTVPVPLITGHEFAGEIVEIGRDVEGLRIGQRVSGEGHLIGKHSRQSRAGKFHLDPETRGIGVNEQGAFAEYLRLPAFNVVPLPDEISDDIGAILDPLGNAVHTALSFDLVGEDVLITGAGPIGIMAAAVARHVGARHVVITDVNPTRLALAETVADVTAVNVADEDLKDVTTRLKMTEGFDVGLEMSGNQVALDQMVEALVMGGRVALLGIPPGKSPVDWSRIVFKAITIKGVYGREIFETWYKMIAMLQNGLDVSKVITHRFDVEAFEAGFAAMKSGQSGKVVLDWR